The following are encoded together in the Vanrija pseudolonga chromosome 7, complete sequence genome:
- the mfs1_4 gene encoding MFS siderochrome iron transporter 1, whose amino-acid sequence MATATLGRDDAWHHDEKNVPADVDDKSAVDLGHPDNTDTNSSIDLGNELIDTSKIDLVLTRKMALINKTIDEIGITPYQWKLFFLNGFGYAADSLLVSCQFITQRNVIQEFGNPNPPLQGVSLASQIGLLAGAALWGFSADIIGRRLAFNSSLFVCAVFVLLTGAMPNYISFCAFIAIYSAGAGGNYILDATNFIEFLPVSHSWLVTLLAAWWAIGYIITGFFAWWFMSDYSCQPTAKICLKKDNMGWRYLHFTAGALCLILALIRVFAIKMRHTPKYLISNNRDEEVYEDLKAQALKYNRPFSLKLEQLRALGEIKNAHKSRWSLTRIKHHFTDLFRTVKLAYSTTVIILNWFFIGTVSPLYGVFLPYYLASRNADLGGNTNYYTWRDYAINQVMGFIGPCIAAVLVEHKWLGRRGTLAISAAATTALQIGYTQITTPAQNLGVSCAISVVSNIYYGVLYAYTPEILPAAHRGTGYAICVIVNRIGGIIGVVVGSYANVNTVTPLWVCAGLYGALVITSLALPFESRGKRTV is encoded by the exons ATGGCCACTGCAACcctcggacgcgacgacgcgtggcACCATGACGAGAAGAAcgtccccgccgacgtcgacgacaagtcGGCCGTGGACCTCGGCCACCCCGACAACACGGATACCAACAGCTCGatcgacctcggcaacgaGCTGATTGACACGTCCAAGATTGACCTTGTGCTCACCAGGAAGATGGCCCTCATCAACAAGACGATTGATGAGATTGGCATCACTCCGTACCAGTGGAAGTTGTTCTTCCTCAACGGCTTTGGATACGCGGCAGACTCG ctcctcgtctcGTGTCAGTTCATCACCCAGCGCAACGTGATCCAGGAGTTTGgcaaccccaaccccccgCTGCAGGGCGTGTCGCTCGCGTCCCAGatcggcctgctcgccggcgcggcgctgtggGGCTTCTCGGCAGACATTatcggccgccgcctggcctTCAACTCGTCCCTGTTCGTGTGCGCTGTCTTTGTGCTCCTCACCGGCGCCATGCCAAACTACATCTCGTTCTGCGCGTTCATCGCCATCtactcggccggcgcgggcggcaacTACATCCTCGACGCGACAAACTTTATCGAGTTCCTCCCCGTGTCCCACTCGTGGCTGGTcacgctgctcgcggcgtggtgggccATCGGTTACATCATCACGGGCTTCTTCGCCTGGTGGTTCATGAGCGACTACTCGTGCCAGCCGACAGCCAAGATCTGTCTCAAGAAGGACAACATGGGTTGGCGCTACCTTCACTTCACGGCCGGCGCCTTGTGCTTGATCCTGGCGCTGATCCGCGTGTTCGCCATCAAGATGCGCCACACGCCAAAGTACCTCATCAGCAACAACCGCGACGAAGAGGTCTATGAAGACCTCAAGGCCCAGGCACTCAAGTACAACCGCCCCTTTAgcctcaagctcgagcagcttcGGGCCTTGGGCGAGATCAAGAACGCGCACAAGTCGCGCTGGTCGCTCACCCGCATCAAGCACCACTTTACCGACCTCTTCCGTACCGTCAAGCTCGCCTACTCGACCACCGTGATCATCCTCAACTGGTTCTTCATTGGCACCGTCTCCCCGCTCTACGGCGTCTTCCTGCCGTActacctcgcctcgcgcaaCGCCGACCTTGGAGGCAACACAAACTACTACACCTGGCGCGACTACGCCATCAACCAAGTCATGGGCTTCATCGGCCCCTGTATCGCTGCTGTTCTTGTCGAGCACAAGtggctcggccgccgtggcaCCCTCGCCATCTCCGCTGCTGCCACTACTGCTCTTCAGATCGGATACACGCAGATCACGACCCCCGCACAGAACCTCGGCGTGTCTTGCGCCATCTCGGTCGTGTCCAACATCTACTATGGCGTGCTGTACGCCTACACGCCTGAGATTCttcccgccgcccaccgtgGAACCGGATACGCCATCTGTGTCATTGTCAACCGCATCGGCGGTATCATTGGCGTCGTGGTCGGCTCGTACGCCAACGTTAACACTGTTACGCCGCTCTGGGTCTGTGCTGGTCTCTACGGCGCCCTTGTCATCACCAGTCTGGCCCTGCCGTTTGAGAGTAGGGGCAAGAGGACGGTCTAG
- the yfmJ_3 gene encoding Putative NADP-dependent oxidoreductase YfmJ, which translates to MSVQSTKAVVLDHLVDGEVSTKNFRLESKPVPEIQDGQVLVQVVAFSHEPAQRQWIDANTDERRLYTTLIKPGETIRAPIVGRVLASKLPKYPVGTTLAGFHGWAEYAVLSEGEIFAAVPPTADGKVDLHALDVFGLAGNTAYVATAEYGKIKPGSTIVVSGAAGAIGSLVVQLAKKVFGAARVIGIAGGKAKCEWVKTLGADECIDYKSSDWEEKLRAAVPDYADIYFDNVGGPMLDVMLQLVKPNGTIVVIGAISTYNGEPLKISNWPQVIYNRLNIRGFVNLDHPELIAQGQTDFAKWIGEGKIDVDEIQTVVHEKIEDVPKTWLRLFDGSAKGKIISQIAA; encoded by the coding sequence ATGTCCGTCCAGTCCACCAAGGCCGTtgtcctcgaccacctcgtcgacggcgaggtctcGACCAAGAACTTCCGCCTCGAGAGCAAGCCCGTGCCTGAGATCCAGGATGGCCAGGTCCTCGTCCAGGTCGTCGCCTTCTCCCATGAGCCTGCCCAGCGTCAGTGGATCGACGCCAACaccgacgagcgccgcctgTACACCACCCTCATCAAGCCTGGAGAGACGATCCGCGCGCCGATTGTCGGCCGTGTCCTTGCGTCCAAGCTCCCCAAGTACCCCGTTGGCACCACCCTTGCTGGTTTCCACGGCTGGGCCGAGTATGCTGTTCTCTCCGAGGGCGAGATCTTCGCCGCTGTCCCGCCCACCGCCGATGGCAAGGTCGACCTCCATGCCCTTGACGTCTTCGGCCTGGCTGGTAACACGGCGTACGTTGCCACTGCCGAGTACGGCAAGATTAAGCCTGGCAGCACGATTGTCGTGTccggcgccgctggtgccatcggctcgctcgtcgtccagctcgccaagaagGTGTTCGGTGCCGCTCGCGTCATCGGtatcgccggcggcaaggccaagTGCGAGTGGGTCAAGACGCTCGGTGCCGACGAGTGCATCGACTACAAGTCGTCCGACTGGGAGGAGAAGCTCCGTGCGGCTGTGCCCGACTATGCCGACATCTACTTTGACAATGTTGGCGGCCCGATGCTCGACGTCATGCTCCAGCTCGTCAAGCCCAACGGCaccatcgtcgtcatcggcgcCATCTCGACCTACAACGGCGAGCCGCTCAAGATCAGCAACTGGCCCCAGGTCATCTACAACCGCCTCAACATCCGCGGCttcgtcaacctcgaccacccCGAGCTCATTGCCCAGGGCCAGACCGACTTTGCCAAGTGGAtcggcgagggcaagatTGACGTCGATGAGATCCAGACGGTCGTCCACGAGAAGATCGAGGACGTGCCCAAGACTTGGCTCCGTCTCTTTGACGGCtcggccaagggcaagatcaTCTCGCAGATCGCCGCTTAG
- the DIP5_9 gene encoding Dicarboxylic amino acid permease — protein sequence MSHITPPEESPYYHDDKKNQEGGVAIVEVGHPDDDLATTHFGEHGIRRDLPPRVVSMIAIAGTIGTGLFLGSGGALIKGGPVGMWLGYTLMGAAVGMMMTTLGEMSCFAPNVGGFIEMTTKYFDPALGFMCGINYILQAGFGIPTELAAIAILFSYWDHNSKHAAIYIVVFLILTVAVNIIGVKWYGEIEFVFACLKVAMLVGLMLFGLIADLGGIPPKHEYIGGRYWREEPFNDNFRGVKPVELSRFLGFWGVFTQAAFSYSAIESVASLAGEAHNPRKTLRMAIRTVFYRIAGIYVLATLIIGLVVSQNSPDLKSAMASGSGTAGASPFVVVAKQMQVKVLPHIVNAVVITSALSSGNEQTYAFARSLMAMARNGQAPKIFLATSKLGIPWAGVALSACFACLGFLSAGASGAAQAFVWLQNLSALSCLVSWASICLAYTRFMRACKVQGVDRKKFVFRGYGQPYMAWFCFCFFTVILVFNGFAAFIPSFNVSDFFASYITVPVVLISFVGWKIFKKTKMPRLEDIDLSNGPKEALVGTRYDPNSPAYDARYAGNSHYA from the exons ATGTCGCACATTACTCCCCCGGAAGAAAGCCCATACTACCATGACGACAAGAAGAACCAGGAGGGCGGTGTCGCcattgtcgaggtcggccaccccgacgacgacctcgccacgACCCACTTTGGCGAGCACGGCATCAGGCGTGACCTT CCCCCGCGCGTCGTGTCCATGATTGCCATTGCCGGCACCATCGGCACGGGTCTCTTCCTTGGCTCTGGTGGTGCGCTCATCAAGGGCGGCCCCGTCGGCATGTGGCTAGGCTACACGCTCAtgggcgccgccgtcggtaTGATGATGACCACGCTGGGTGAAAT GTCGTGCTTTGCTCCCAACGTCGGTGGCTTCATCGAGATGACGACCAAGTACTTCGACCCGGCTCTCGGCTTCATGTGCGGTATCAACTACATCCTCCAGGCCGGCTTCGGTATCCCgaccgagctcgccgccatcgccatccTCTTCTCGTACTGGGACCACAACTCCAAGCACGCCGCCATCTAcatcgtcgtcttcctcatcctcaccgtcgccgtcaacATTATCGGCGTCAAGTGGTACGGTGAGATCGAGTTTGTGTTCGCCTGCCTCAAGGTCGCcatgctcgtcggcctcatgCTCTTCGGCCTCATCGCCGACCTGGGTGGCATCCCGCCGAAGCACGAGTACATTGGTGGCAGGTACTGGCGCGAGGAGCCCTTCAACGACAACTTCCGCGGTGTCAAGCCCGTCGAGCTCAGCcgcttcctcggcttctggGGCGTCTTCACCCAGGCCGCCTTCTCCTACTCTGCCATCGAgtcggtcgcgtcgc TTGCCGGTGAGGCCCACAACCCCCGCAAGACTCTCCGCATGGCCATCCGCACCGTCTTCTACCGTATCGCCGGCATCTACGTCCTCGCGACCCtcatcatcggcctcgtcgtgTCCCAGAACTCGCCCGACCTCAAGTCGGCCATGGCCAGCGGATCGGGTACCGCCGGTGCCTCGCCcttcgtcgttgtcgccaaGCAGATGCAGGTCAAGGTCCTCCCCCACATTgtcaacgccgtcgtcatcACCTCTGCCCTCTCGTCGGGCAACGAGCAGACCTACGCCTTTGCCCGTTCCCTCATGGCCATGGCGCGCAACGGCCAGGCCCCCAAGATCTTCCTCGCCACTTCCAAGCTCGGCATCCCATGGGCCGGTGTCGCTCTCTCGGCCTGCTTCGCCTGCCTCGGCTTcctctcggccggcgcgagcggcgccgctcagGCCTTTGTCTGGCTCCAGAACCTCTCGGCTCTTTCGTGCCTCGTCTCTTGGGCTTCCATCTGCCTCGCCTACACCCGCTTCATGCGTGCGTGCAAGGTCCAGGGCGTTGACCGCAAGAAGTTTGTCTTCCGCGGCTACGGCCAGCCGTACATGGCGTGGTTCTGCTTCTGTTTCTTcaccgtcatcctcgtctTCAACGGCTTCGCCGCCTTCATCCCCTCGTTCAACGTGTCAGACTTCTTCGCCTCGTACATCACGGTccccgtcgtcctcatctCGTTTGTCGGCTGGAAGATCTTCAAGAAGACCAAGATGCCCCGcctcgaggacattgacCTGTCCAACGGCCCCAaggaggcgctcgtcggcacccGCTACGACCCCAACTCGCCCGCGTACGACGCTCGGTACGCTGGCAACAGCCACTACGCCTGA
- the STL1_6 gene encoding Sugar transporter STL1, with the protein MLKGRPLLYTMTALNALSFLLFGYDQGVVGGVDNSHGFLSTFKLDLNKPKDNTMLGTIVSMYDIGAFIGSILCSLVGERIGRRYSLLVGTLVMLVGTAWQAASSSSGVMIGARIFSGIGIGFIASTAPVLQSEISPPKIRGRFICVQLTVLNLGVMIAYWAGYGASKSKALHMWRIPVACQACFQIPILFLIFIVPESPRWLASHGKVDDALKVVARLKGLNMDSDEVRQMHDEIIEAIEYERQQGSGGWKDLLKNDKIKSRRRFLIACSIQFFQQLGGQNALTYYSTTIMGAAGLDPNMTRLISGVLFTWFFIASFIPWVLIDRVGRRKLLLSCITGMVIMFACEAGVVLLVEKDGNKAAGSAAVAFLFVYMALFTIGFQAVVWAYPSEILPLALRQKGSAISTACNWIFNYMVVQITPIGIKNIGYKFYIVFAIINACFLPPIYFFYPETAGLSLESVDKLFASGNGYGGGRLPPEDSEDAFQPQLKHAGSDGDVKHEVAVVEKA; encoded by the exons ATGCTGAAGGGACGCCCCCTCCTCTACACCATGACGGCGCTCAACGCGCTGAGCTTCCTGTTGTTCGGCTAT GACCAAGGTGTTGTCGGCGGAGTGGACAACAGCCATGGCTTCCTGTCAACGTTCAAGCTCGACCTCAACAAGCCCAAGGACAACACGATGCTGGGAACAA TCGTCTCCATGTACGACATTGGCGCGTTTATCGGGTCCATCCTCTGCTCTTTGGTCGGCGAGAGGATCGGCCGCAGGTACAGCCTTCTTGTCGGCACGCTCGTCATGCTGGTCGGGACCGCGTGGCAggcggcctcgtccagctcgggcGTCATGATCGGCGCGCGTATCTTCTCGGGGATCGGCATT GGCTTCATCGCGTCGACGGCACCCGTGCTCCAGTCCGAGATCTCGCCCCCCAAGATCCGCGGCCGGTTCATCTGCGTCCAACTGACAGTActcaacctcggcgtcatgatTGCCTACTGGGCCGGCTATGGCGCAAGCAAGAGCAAGGCACTGCACATGTGGCGCATCCCGGTCGCGTGCCAGGCGTGCTTTCAGATCCCGATCCTGTTCCTCATCTTCATCGTCCCCGAGAGTCCCCGCTGGCTCGCGAGTCATGGCAAGGTagacgacgcgctcaag GTCGTGGCACGACTCAAAGGCCTCAATatggacagcgacgaggtccGCCAAATGCACGACGAGATCATCGAGGCCATCGAGTATGAGCGCCAGCAGGGCTCGGGCGGATGGAAGGACCTGCTCAAGAACGACAAGATCAAGTCGCGTCGCCGCTTCCTCATCGCGTGCAGCATCCAGTTCTTCCAGCAGCTTGGCGGGCAGAATGCCCTGACATACTAT TCCACAACCATCATGGGCGCCGCGGGCCTCGATCCCAACATGACCCGCTTGATCTCCGGCGTCCTCTTCACGTGGTTCTTCATCGCCTCCTTCATCCCCTGGGTCCTCATTGACCGCGTGGGAAGGcgcaagctcctcctcagcTGCATCACGGGCATGGTCATCATGTTTGCGTGCGAGGCGGGCGTGGTGTTGTTGGTCGAGAAGGATGGCAACAAGGCCGCCGGCagtgccgccgtcgccttcCTGTTCGTCTACATGGCCCTCTTCACT ATCGGCTTCCAGGCCGTCGTTTGGGCGTACCCCTCTGAAATCCTCCCGCTCGCCCTGCGCCAGAAGGgctcggccatctcgacAGCGTGCAACTGGATCTTCAACTACATGGTGGTGCAGATCACCCCAATCGGTATCAAGAATATCGGGTACAAGTTCTACATCGTCTTCGCCATCATCAACGCGTGCTTCCTCCCGCCGATCTACTTCTTCTACCCCGAGACGGCCGGCCTGTCGCTCGAGAGCGTCGACAAGCTGTTCGCAAGCGGCAACGGATACGGCGGCGGTCGACTCCCCCCAGAAGACTCGGAAGACGCGTTCCAGCCGCAGCTCAAGCACGCCGGGAGCGATGGTGACGTCAAGCACGAGGTAGCCGTGGTCGAGAAGGCATGA